Within Polyangia bacterium, the genomic segment GTTTATTCTAAGAGGCTGTCCTACAGGAAAAGGCCGCAATAACTCAGCCAAATGCCAGGCGGCGCGTCATGAGACGTATCATACATAGTTGAATGTCGGATTCGCTTGAAACGATGGTTCGCTCGAATTCTTTCGACAATAAGCGATA encodes:
- a CDS encoding IS5/IS1182 family transposase; amino-acid sequence: YRLLSKEFERTIVSSESDIQLCMIRLMTRRLAFG